In Mycobacteriales bacterium, one DNA window encodes the following:
- a CDS encoding ATP-binding protein: MRPWHRRRVDEAELRRTFDALSLRARVADELAEQQRRSAETASAGMFELLSGLVAAEESARGQLAAELHDTVAQTLMHARSVLSAATDPAQVTYAADLLAEAEEQVRAVMARTRPPELRDGDLARAMTMLRDDLAARYGVTVRLSWPVEPHPLPLATAITVYRFFQEALLNVVKHADVDDADATLTMEDGLVIACVRDEGPGFDPGQVRSERGRHVGLGLLRERARLAGGVIDVASWPQNGTTLTLRMPIGGGVAMPSSPLSSAPAPSPSASLPEQRSEATLPT, from the coding sequence ATGCGCCCCTGGCACCGCCGCCGGGTCGACGAGGCGGAGCTGCGGCGCACGTTCGATGCGCTGAGCCTGCGCGCCCGCGTCGCGGACGAGCTGGCGGAGCAGCAGCGGCGCAGCGCCGAGACCGCCAGTGCCGGCATGTTCGAGCTCCTGTCGGGCCTCGTCGCCGCCGAGGAGAGCGCGCGCGGGCAGCTCGCCGCCGAGCTGCACGACACGGTTGCCCAGACCCTCATGCACGCACGTTCGGTGCTGTCGGCCGCGACGGATCCGGCGCAGGTGACCTATGCCGCCGACCTGCTGGCCGAGGCCGAGGAGCAGGTGCGCGCCGTCATGGCCCGCACCCGCCCGCCGGAGCTGCGCGACGGGGACCTGGCCAGGGCGATGACGATGCTGCGCGACGACCTGGCAGCCCGCTACGGGGTGACCGTGCGCCTGTCGTGGCCGGTCGAGCCGCACCCGCTGCCGCTGGCGACGGCGATCACCGTCTACCGGTTCTTCCAGGAGGCTCTGCTCAACGTCGTCAAGCACGCCGACGTCGACGACGCCGACGCGACGTTGACGATGGAGGACGGTCTCGTCATCGCCTGCGTGCGCGACGAGGGTCCGGGCTTCGACCCCGGCCAGGTGCGCTCGGAACGCGGCCGGCACGTAGGGCTCGGCCTGCTGCGGGAGCGTGCCCGGCTCGCGGGTGGGGTCATCGACGTCGCCTCGTGGCCGCAAAACGGTACGACGCTCACGCTGCGGATGCCGATCGGCGGCGGGGTCGCGATGCCGTCGTCCCCGCTCTCGTCGGCTCCGGCGCCGTCGCCCTCCGCGTCGCTCCCCGAGCAGCGCAGCGAGGCGACGCTGCCGACCTGA
- a CDS encoding DUF3000 domain-containing protein — protein sequence MAVAVPPAQLPEAFARAVALLGETPMRPEVRLQEGPAPQRLAPHAISLQAEAVVGDEELASGRLIVLHDPSRPEAWDGDTRLVAYLHAPLEAEMVADPLLTAVGWSWLLDALAGAEAEHTMAGGTVTRVASERFGALAGEPDAAQVELRASWTPVGDDLRPHLRAFGELLCMAAGLPPLAPGVLPLARSAGRKRRKV from the coding sequence ATGGCGGTCGCCGTGCCACCCGCGCAGCTCCCCGAGGCATTCGCCCGGGCAGTGGCACTGCTCGGCGAGACGCCGATGCGGCCGGAGGTCCGGCTGCAGGAGGGCCCGGCGCCGCAGCGGCTGGCACCGCACGCGATCTCCCTGCAGGCCGAAGCGGTCGTCGGCGACGAGGAGCTGGCGAGCGGCCGGCTGATCGTGCTGCACGACCCGTCCCGTCCAGAGGCATGGGACGGCGACACCCGGCTGGTCGCCTACCTGCACGCGCCGCTCGAGGCCGAGATGGTCGCCGACCCGTTGCTGACCGCGGTCGGCTGGAGCTGGCTGCTCGACGCGTTGGCCGGGGCGGAGGCCGAGCACACGATGGCCGGTGGCACGGTGACCCGGGTCGCCTCCGAGCGGTTCGGCGCGCTGGCCGGCGAGCCCGACGCCGCCCAGGTCGAGCTTCGGGCGTCATGGACACCGGTCGGTGACGACCTGCGGCCACACCTGCGCGCCTTCGGCGAGCTGCTCTGCATGGCTGCCGGGCTGCCCCCGCTCGCCCCAGGCGTGCTCCCGCTGGCCCGCTCGGCCGGCCGCAAGCGGCGCAAGGTCTGA
- a CDS encoding class I SAM-dependent RNA methyltransferase produces MTVDLDVGAVAHGGVCVARHEGRVVFVRHALPGERVRARITEERSRYARADAVEVLAASPDRVVPPCPFAGPGRCGGCDWQHASLDAQRRLKAAVVREQLARLARLDWSGDVAEVPGAPGGLGWRTRVRFAVTPDGAVGFRRHRSHDVQPIDHCQIAHPLVEAAGVEGRRWPGAIAIEVAAGATSGETAVVVEGAGATDVAGDVAAVVHERAGGRRWRVSAGGFWQVHPGAADTLLAAVLDLADPQPAERALDLYAGVGLFAAGLAERVGAAGRVIAVEGDRGAVTDARDNLADLPQVRVRRASVTADVVRRLAPADVVALDPPRTGAGADVVRAIGALGPRAVVYVACDPAALARDLATFASAGYAMRELRAYDLFPMTAHVECVALLQPVGPST; encoded by the coding sequence GTGACGGTCGACCTCGACGTCGGCGCCGTGGCGCACGGTGGTGTCTGCGTCGCCCGCCACGAGGGCCGGGTCGTCTTCGTCCGCCACGCGCTGCCCGGCGAACGGGTGCGGGCGCGGATCACCGAGGAGCGGTCGCGCTACGCCCGCGCCGACGCCGTCGAGGTGCTTGCGGCCTCCCCGGACCGGGTGGTCCCGCCCTGCCCGTTCGCCGGGCCGGGGCGCTGCGGCGGCTGCGACTGGCAGCACGCGTCACTGGACGCCCAGCGGCGGCTGAAGGCCGCGGTCGTCCGCGAGCAGCTCGCCCGGCTGGCCCGGCTCGACTGGAGCGGGGACGTCGCCGAGGTTCCCGGCGCCCCCGGGGGCCTGGGGTGGCGGACACGGGTGCGGTTCGCGGTCACGCCCGACGGGGCGGTGGGTTTCCGCAGGCACCGCTCGCACGACGTGCAGCCGATCGATCACTGCCAGATCGCGCACCCGCTGGTGGAGGCCGCGGGTGTCGAGGGCCGGCGCTGGCCGGGTGCCATCGCCATCGAGGTCGCGGCGGGCGCGACGAGCGGCGAGACGGCCGTGGTGGTCGAGGGGGCGGGCGCCACCGACGTGGCGGGGGACGTCGCCGCCGTCGTCCACGAACGCGCGGGCGGGCGTCGCTGGCGGGTGTCCGCCGGCGGCTTCTGGCAAGTGCACCCCGGTGCCGCCGACACGCTGCTCGCCGCGGTGCTCGACCTGGCCGACCCGCAGCCGGCCGAGCGGGCACTGGACCTGTACGCCGGCGTCGGGCTGTTCGCCGCCGGGCTTGCCGAGCGGGTCGGGGCCGCCGGGCGCGTGATCGCCGTCGAGGGTGACCGGGGCGCCGTCACGGATGCCCGCGACAACCTGGCCGACCTGCCGCAGGTCCGCGTGCGCCGCGCCTCGGTCACGGCTGACGTCGTACGCCGGTTGGCTCCGGCCGACGTCGTCGCCCTCGACCCGCCGCGCACGGGCGCGGGCGCCGATGTCGTGCGCGCGATCGGCGCTCTCGGCCCTCGCGCGGTCGTCTACGTCGCCTGCGACCCGGCCGCGCTCGCCCGCGACCTCGCGACGTTCGCGTCCGCCGGCTACGCGATGCGCGAGCTTCGCGCCTACGACCTGTTCCCGATGACCGCGCACGTCGAGTGCGTCGCGCTGCTGCAGCCCGTCGGGCCGAGCACGTGA
- a CDS encoding amino acid permease, with protein sequence KNAATTLAMLGGIAVSMFLSITAFAIVSHVHVASSPEQLGLPHGAHTKTVIAQVGQAIFGGDHAIGFYYLQFTTALILVLAANTAFNGFPVLASILARDGYLPRQLHTRGDRLAFSNGILLLAGFAMVLIVAFKASPTALIQLYIIGVFVSFVNSQTGMLRHWNRHLRIETDPARRRQMRRSRIINGVGAVTTAVVLVIILASKFVEGAWIAIVAMMVIFATMRAIRGHYDRVRDELEPLDEPPTLPSRNHAVVLVSKIHKPTLRALAYARATRPSTLEAVTVSVDPDEVKALQEEWDRRGIPVPLISLASPYREITRPVIEYVKNIRRASPRDVVTVFIPEYVVGRWWEQLLHNQSALRLKSRLLFQPGVMVTSVPWQLESSDTLLAPKPRRRFPWPFRRSRSRSLGNE encoded by the coding sequence GAAGAACGCGGCGACGACGCTCGCGATGCTCGGCGGCATCGCGGTCAGCATGTTCCTGTCCATCACGGCGTTCGCGATCGTGAGCCACGTGCACGTCGCCTCCTCGCCCGAGCAGCTCGGGCTGCCGCACGGCGCGCACACCAAGACGGTGATCGCCCAGGTCGGCCAGGCCATCTTCGGCGGCGACCATGCCATCGGCTTCTACTACCTCCAATTCACCACCGCTTTGATTTTGGTGCTCGCCGCGAACACCGCGTTCAACGGCTTTCCGGTGTTGGCGTCGATCCTGGCTCGCGACGGCTACCTGCCCCGGCAGCTGCACACCCGCGGCGACCGGCTGGCCTTCAGCAACGGCATCCTGCTGCTGGCGGGCTTCGCGATGGTGCTGATCGTCGCCTTCAAGGCCAGCCCCACCGCGCTGATCCAGCTCTACATCATCGGCGTCTTCGTGTCGTTCGTGAACAGCCAGACCGGCATGCTGCGGCACTGGAACCGTCATCTGCGGATCGAGACCGACCCGGCCCGCCGCCGGCAGATGCGGCGCTCGCGCATCATCAACGGCGTCGGCGCGGTCACCACCGCCGTCGTGCTGGTGATCATCCTCGCGTCGAAGTTCGTGGAGGGCGCGTGGATCGCGATCGTCGCGATGATGGTGATCTTCGCGACCATGCGGGCGATCCGGGGCCACTACGACCGGGTGCGCGACGAGCTCGAGCCGCTCGACGAGCCGCCGACGCTGCCGTCGCGCAACCACGCGGTCGTGCTCGTGTCCAAGATCCACAAGCCGACGCTGCGCGCGCTCGCCTACGCCCGGGCGACCCGTCCCAGCACGCTGGAGGCGGTGACCGTCTCCGTCGACCCCGACGAAGTCAAGGCGCTGCAGGAGGAGTGGGATCGGCGCGGCATCCCGGTGCCGCTGATCTCCCTCGCCTCGCCCTACCGCGAGATCACCCGACCGGTCATCGAGTACGTGAAGAACATCCGCCGCGCCAGCCCGCGTGACGTGGTCACGGTCTTCATCCCGGAGTACGTCGTCGGCCGGTGGTGGGAGCAGCTGCTGCACAACCAGAGCGCGCTGCGCCTCAAGAGCCGACTGCTGTTCCAGCCTGGGGTGATGGTCACCAGCGTGCCGTGGCAGCTGGAGTCGTCCGACACGCTGCTGGCGCCGAAGCCGCGGCGACGGTTCCCGTGGCCGTTCCGCCGCAGCCGGTCGCGCTCCCTCGGCAACGAGTGA
- the dxs gene encoding 1-deoxy-D-xylulose-5-phosphate synthase, with the protein MLESIHGPQDLRRLQPSALPQLSAEIRDFLVEKVSRTGGHLGPNLGAVELTIALHRVFDSPRDRILWDTGHQAYVHKILTGRQDGFDRLRQRDGLSGYPSRTESEHDLIENSHASTALSYADGLAKAFALRGERDRVVVAVVGDGALTGGMCWEALNNIAAAKDRPVIVVVNDNGRSYAPTVGGLADHLSKLRLTPGYEQLLETVKSSLPKAPVVGGPLYDALHGMKKGIKDLLQPQVMFEDLGIKYVGPIDGHDIAATESALRRAREFGGPVIVHCMTRKGFGYAPAEDDEADCLHGVSVIDPVTGQPVSASKRGWTQVFAEEMVAIGAERPDVVAITAAMLRPVGLHPFQCAYPDRVFDVGIAEQHAVTSAAGLAMGGLKPVVCLYATFLNRAFDQVLMDVALHRLPVTFVLDRAGVTGDDGPSHNGMWDMSVLQAVPGLSIAAPRDATRLQEELREAVDRSDGPSVLRFPKAAVGADLAPLDRIGGMDVLWRSPESSTDVLLVAVGVMAEVCLDAARCASASGTGVTVVDPRWVKPVDPALPALASVYGAVVTVEDNLRVGGVGTAVAQALRDAGVDTPVHNLGLPPEFLTQGKRADILDDVGLSAPAIAAHVIAVASPVVEHVP; encoded by the coding sequence CTGCTCGAGTCGATCCACGGACCACAGGACCTCCGCCGGCTGCAGCCGTCGGCCCTGCCGCAGCTCTCCGCCGAGATCCGCGACTTCCTCGTGGAGAAGGTCTCGCGCACGGGAGGCCACCTCGGTCCCAACCTCGGCGCCGTCGAGCTGACGATCGCGCTGCACCGGGTCTTCGACTCCCCGCGCGACCGCATCCTGTGGGACACCGGTCACCAGGCCTACGTCCACAAGATCCTCACCGGCCGCCAGGACGGTTTCGACCGCTTGCGTCAACGCGACGGGTTGTCCGGCTACCCGAGCCGCACCGAGTCCGAGCACGACCTCATCGAGAACTCTCACGCATCGACCGCGCTGTCCTACGCCGACGGGCTCGCGAAGGCCTTCGCGCTGCGCGGCGAACGTGACCGGGTCGTCGTGGCCGTCGTCGGCGACGGGGCACTCACCGGCGGCATGTGCTGGGAGGCCCTCAACAACATCGCCGCGGCCAAGGACCGCCCGGTGATCGTCGTCGTCAACGACAACGGCCGGTCCTACGCGCCGACCGTGGGCGGTCTGGCCGACCACCTGTCCAAGCTGCGCCTCACGCCGGGCTACGAGCAGCTGCTCGAGACCGTCAAGTCGTCGCTACCCAAGGCGCCGGTCGTGGGCGGCCCCCTCTACGACGCGCTGCACGGCATGAAGAAGGGCATCAAGGACCTGCTGCAGCCGCAGGTGATGTTCGAGGACCTCGGCATCAAGTACGTCGGCCCGATCGACGGCCACGACATCGCCGCCACCGAGAGCGCGCTGCGGCGCGCCCGCGAGTTCGGCGGGCCGGTGATCGTGCACTGCATGACCCGCAAGGGGTTCGGCTACGCGCCCGCGGAGGACGACGAGGCCGACTGCCTGCACGGGGTCAGCGTCATCGACCCGGTGACCGGGCAGCCGGTGTCGGCATCGAAGCGCGGCTGGACGCAGGTCTTCGCCGAGGAGATGGTCGCGATCGGGGCCGAGCGGCCCGACGTGGTCGCCATCACCGCGGCCATGCTCCGCCCGGTCGGCCTGCACCCCTTCCAGTGCGCCTACCCGGACCGGGTCTTCGACGTGGGCATCGCGGAGCAGCACGCGGTCACCTCCGCCGCCGGCCTGGCCATGGGCGGCCTCAAGCCGGTCGTCTGCCTCTACGCCACCTTCCTCAACCGTGCGTTCGACCAGGTGCTCATGGATGTCGCGCTGCACCGCCTGCCGGTGACCTTCGTCCTCGACCGAGCCGGCGTGACCGGCGACGACGGGCCCAGCCACAACGGCATGTGGGACATGTCCGTGCTGCAGGCCGTGCCCGGCCTGTCGATCGCGGCGCCTCGCGACGCGACCCGGCTGCAGGAGGAGCTGCGCGAAGCCGTCGACCGCAGCGACGGGCCCAGCGTGCTGCGGTTCCCGAAGGCCGCGGTCGGCGCGGATCTGGCGCCGCTCGACCGCATCGGTGGCATGGATGTGCTGTGGCGCTCGCCCGAGTCGTCGACCGACGTGCTGCTCGTCGCCGTCGGCGTGATGGCCGAGGTCTGCCTCGACGCCGCCCGCTGCGCCAGCGCGTCCGGGACCGGGGTGACCGTGGTCGACCCGCGGTGGGTCAAGCCGGTCGACCCGGCGCTTCCCGCGCTGGCGTCGGTCTACGGCGCCGTCGTCACCGTCGAGGACAACCTACGCGTGGGGGGTGTCGGCACTGCGGTCGCCCAGGCGCTGCGCGACGCGGGGGTCGATACGCCGGTGCACAACCTCGGCCTCCCGCCGGAGTTCCTGACCCAAGGCAAGCGGGCCGACATCCTCGACGACGTCGGGCTCAGCGCCCCGGCGATCGCCGCGCACGTCATCGCCGTGGCGTCACCGGTGGTAGAGCACGTCCCGTAG
- a CDS encoding S8 family serine peptidase, which yields MPASTALPSAATALRLGSRRSAAVAVLLAAVAVLLMGGLPPAASGASQTGAPLSAVVALSGDQAVRAPGVDLVRMLPSVGVEIVRGSRAALAGLAHVAGVLGVTPNLPVHLQAKAYAGAPIYAPQTLSIPPVADAGTGVNVAVIDTGVSDTATLERGTGRLVDGVDTSGLSNPNGTIQETGTFADGYGHGTYVASLIAGGSVSAGGGQIVGVAPGATVTVVKVADDHGRTSLASVVAGLDWVATHAQHDEIRVANLSLSVARPSDAYGADPLNIAVQRTRAQGVTVVVAAGNTAGVVSDPGFDPSALTVGAYDTTTDGVASFSGSDPSIGKPDLVAAGVHVTGEVPADSIVGRSNKPVSRSDGEGNLLIPGTGTSGATAIVSGLAADFLSTHPSATPDDVVASMRAAATSVSGSPGGLAQLPTTVTQGTAPDYPDGWDATKAGWPDEFWQDDLWTQPWTAATWNTRTWSTRTWSTRTWSTRTWTTRTWTTRTWTEDMWSVSGWGS from the coding sequence GTGCCCGCTTCCACCGCATTGCCGTCGGCAGCCACCGCCCTGCGGCTCGGCTCGCGCCGGTCGGCTGCGGTTGCCGTGCTGCTCGCCGCGGTGGCCGTCCTCCTGATGGGCGGGTTGCCGCCGGCGGCCTCGGGCGCGTCGCAGACCGGTGCTCCGCTGTCGGCCGTGGTGGCCCTGTCCGGGGACCAGGCCGTGCGGGCCCCGGGTGTCGACCTCGTCCGGATGCTCCCGTCGGTCGGTGTCGAGATCGTGCGGGGCAGCCGGGCCGCCCTGGCGGGTCTCGCCCACGTCGCCGGCGTTCTGGGTGTCACCCCGAACCTGCCGGTGCACCTGCAGGCCAAGGCGTACGCCGGAGCGCCGATCTACGCCCCCCAGACCTTGTCGATCCCGCCCGTCGCCGACGCCGGCACGGGTGTCAACGTCGCCGTCATCGACACCGGCGTGTCTGACACCGCCACGCTCGAGCGAGGCACCGGCCGGCTCGTCGACGGCGTCGACACTTCGGGGTTGTCCAACCCCAACGGGACCATCCAAGAGACCGGGACGTTCGCCGACGGCTACGGGCACGGCACCTACGTCGCCTCGCTGATCGCCGGCGGGTCGGTGTCCGCCGGCGGCGGCCAGATCGTCGGGGTCGCACCCGGCGCGACCGTGACCGTCGTCAAGGTCGCCGACGACCACGGCCGCACCTCCCTCGCCTCGGTCGTCGCAGGTCTCGACTGGGTCGCCACTCACGCCCAACACGACGAGATCCGCGTCGCCAACCTCTCGCTCTCGGTGGCACGGCCGTCCGACGCCTACGGCGCCGACCCGTTGAACATCGCGGTGCAGCGCACCCGGGCGCAGGGAGTCACCGTCGTCGTCGCGGCCGGCAACACGGCAGGCGTCGTCAGCGACCCGGGGTTCGACCCCTCGGCGCTGACGGTCGGCGCCTACGACACGACGACCGACGGGGTTGCGTCGTTCTCGGGCAGCGACCCGAGCATCGGCAAGCCCGATCTGGTGGCCGCCGGCGTGCACGTCACCGGTGAGGTGCCCGCCGACTCGATCGTCGGGCGAAGCAACAAGCCCGTCTCGCGCTCCGACGGCGAGGGCAACCTCCTCATCCCGGGCACCGGCACGAGCGGCGCGACCGCCATCGTGAGCGGGCTGGCGGCCGACTTCCTGTCGACCCACCCGAGCGCCACACCCGACGACGTGGTGGCCTCGATGCGCGCGGCCGCCACGTCGGTCTCCGGCTCGCCCGGCGGCCTCGCCCAGCTGCCGACCACGGTCACCCAGGGCACGGCCCCGGACTACCCCGACGGCTGGGACGCGACGAAGGCCGGCTGGCCGGACGAGTTCTGGCAGGACGATCTCTGGACCCAGCCCTGGACAGCCGCTACCTGGAACACCCGGACCTGGTCCACCCGCACCTGGTCGACCCGCACCTGGTCGACCCGCACGTGGACCACCAGGACCTGGACCACCCGCACCTGGACCGAGGACATGTGGTCGGTCAGCGGGTGGGGATCGTGA
- a CDS encoding HRDC domain-containing protein: MGEGAPDEHTSAVPLLEPRDGIPPVTATAGDLSRVAARFAAASGPVALDAERASGYRYGQRAYLVQLRRAGAGTALVDPVGCPDLTTLGEALAGAEWVLHAANQDLPCLREIGMMPRRLFDTELAGRLAGFERVGLGALVERLLGFTLEKGHAAVDWSKRPLPEPWLRYAALDVELLVDLRDALAEELLRQGKFDWALEEFEALVVAPPAPARPDPWRRTSGIHRVRSRRQLAAIRSLWEARDQVARERDVAPGRIVPDSALVAAAIGGPSSATELMEIDGYTGRGARRYAGTFAAALHAAARLPESALPRPVPVGDGPPPANRWADRDPVAAARLSKARAALAAIADDHNLPVENLLSPELVRRLAWTPPVPATESAVAIALTEGGARAWQVRLTTRVLVDALAVDDSRASTTPAAIPSGDPCCEG; this comes from the coding sequence GTGGGAGAAGGTGCGCCGGACGAGCACACCTCGGCCGTCCCGTTGCTCGAACCCCGGGACGGCATCCCCCCGGTGACGGCCACGGCCGGCGATCTCTCCCGCGTGGCTGCACGGTTCGCCGCGGCCTCCGGACCGGTCGCCCTCGACGCCGAGCGCGCCTCCGGCTATCGCTACGGCCAGCGCGCCTACCTGGTGCAGCTGCGCCGCGCGGGCGCGGGCACCGCGCTCGTCGACCCCGTCGGCTGCCCCGATCTGACCACGCTCGGCGAGGCACTGGCCGGTGCCGAATGGGTGCTGCACGCCGCGAACCAGGACCTGCCCTGCCTGCGCGAGATCGGGATGATGCCCCGGCGGCTGTTCGACACCGAGCTCGCCGGGCGGCTTGCCGGCTTCGAGCGGGTCGGCCTCGGCGCGCTGGTCGAGCGCCTGCTCGGCTTCACGCTCGAGAAGGGCCATGCCGCCGTCGACTGGTCCAAGCGCCCACTGCCCGAGCCGTGGCTGCGCTACGCCGCGCTGGACGTCGAGCTGCTGGTCGACCTGCGTGACGCGCTGGCCGAGGAGCTGCTGCGCCAGGGAAAGTTCGACTGGGCGCTCGAGGAGTTCGAGGCGCTCGTCGTCGCGCCGCCGGCTCCGGCTCGACCCGACCCCTGGCGGCGTACGTCGGGGATCCACCGCGTCCGCAGCCGCCGCCAGCTGGCCGCGATCCGCTCGCTCTGGGAGGCCCGCGACCAGGTCGCCCGCGAGCGCGATGTCGCGCCGGGCCGCATCGTCCCCGACTCCGCACTCGTCGCGGCCGCGATCGGCGGCCCGTCGTCGGCCACCGAGCTGATGGAGATCGACGGCTACACCGGCCGCGGTGCGCGCCGCTACGCCGGCACGTTCGCGGCGGCGCTGCACGCGGCCGCGCGGCTGCCCGAGTCAGCCCTGCCCAGACCGGTGCCGGTGGGCGACGGGCCGCCTCCGGCCAACCGATGGGCCGACCGCGACCCGGTCGCCGCGGCCCGGCTGTCGAAGGCGCGCGCCGCCCTCGCCGCGATCGCCGACGACCACAACCTTCCGGTCGAGAACCTGCTCTCCCCGGAGCTCGTCCGACGGCTGGCCTGGACCCCGCCCGTGCCGGCGACCGAGAGCGCCGTCGCCATCGCCCTGACGGAAGGCGGTGCTCGCGCCTGGCAGGTGCGGCTGACCACGCGCGTCCTGGTCGATGCCCTCGCCGTGGACGACTCGAGAGCCTCCACCACGCCCGCCGCGATCCCGTCCGGCGACCCTTGTTGCGAAGGTTAG
- a CDS encoding response regulator transcription factor, which produces MTALVEQSIPAPPGVAPGFTAMVVDDHPLIRESMVARLMAMGATDIAEAASCAEARARAHASGPRELCVLDVGLPDGSGLDLLADLRAAGWQRLVVLSAADDPYSVRAAFVAGAQGYLLKSASPLVVADGVRRVLDGGVYADPSVASLLAAGLRSAPSNDGVADLSGREVEVLRLVADGRSNKEIGEDLGLSALTVKSHLARIARKLGTGDRAEMVAMAMRAGVIR; this is translated from the coding sequence GTGACAGCGCTGGTCGAGCAGTCCATCCCCGCTCCGCCGGGAGTGGCGCCTGGGTTCACGGCCATGGTCGTCGACGACCACCCCCTCATCCGGGAGTCGATGGTCGCCCGCCTGATGGCGATGGGCGCCACCGACATCGCCGAGGCGGCAAGCTGCGCCGAAGCGCGGGCACGCGCCCACGCCAGCGGCCCCCGCGAGCTGTGCGTGCTCGACGTCGGCCTGCCCGACGGCTCCGGCCTCGACCTGCTCGCCGACCTGCGCGCCGCAGGCTGGCAGCGGCTCGTCGTGCTGTCCGCCGCCGACGACCCCTACTCGGTGCGCGCCGCGTTCGTCGCGGGCGCCCAGGGCTACCTCCTGAAGTCCGCCTCCCCGCTCGTTGTCGCCGACGGTGTCCGCCGCGTCCTCGACGGCGGCGTGTACGCCGACCCCTCAGTCGCCTCTCTACTCGCCGCCGGGCTGCGCAGCGCACCGAGCAACGACGGCGTCGCCGACCTGTCCGGCCGCGAGGTCGAGGTGCTCCGGCTCGTCGCGGACGGCCGGTCCAACAAGGAGATCGGCGAGGACCTCGGCCTGTCGGCGCTCACCGTCAAGAGTCACCTGGCCCGCATCGCCCGAAAGCTCGGCACCGGCGACCGCGCCGAGATGGTCGCCATGGCCATGCGCGCCGGCGTGATCAGGTAG
- the efeU gene encoding iron uptake transporter permease EfeU — translation MLGNFLIGLREGLEASLVVGILVAYLVRTGNRRRLPLLWAGVGVAVALSIGVGAALTFTSATLSGEKQEAFAGGMSIFAVGFVTWMIFWMRRTARSIKSDLQGRLDTALAMGATALVLTAFLAVGREGLETAVFLWSAIQATGDGTAPLLGASLGLATAIVLGWLVYKRSVTLNLGTFFTVTGAALVVVAAGVLGYGIHDLQEGGVLPGLNSLAFDVSDAVPLSSWYGALLHGIFGFTPDSTWLQTVAYGCYLVPVMALFFRGGKAPAPSRQSLPVAAR, via the coding sequence GTGCTCGGCAACTTCCTCATCGGACTGCGCGAAGGCCTCGAGGCCTCGCTCGTCGTGGGCATCCTCGTGGCCTACCTCGTCCGCACCGGCAACCGGCGGCGGCTGCCACTGCTCTGGGCCGGGGTGGGTGTGGCCGTCGCACTGTCCATCGGGGTGGGCGCCGCGCTCACGTTCACCAGCGCCACGCTGTCGGGAGAGAAGCAGGAAGCCTTCGCCGGCGGGATGTCGATCTTCGCGGTCGGCTTCGTCACCTGGATGATCTTCTGGATGCGGCGTACCGCCCGCTCGATCAAGTCGGACCTGCAGGGACGCCTCGACACGGCACTCGCGATGGGCGCGACCGCCTTGGTGCTGACGGCGTTCCTCGCCGTCGGCCGCGAGGGTCTGGAGACCGCGGTCTTCCTGTGGTCGGCGATCCAGGCGACCGGCGACGGCACCGCTCCCCTGCTCGGGGCGTCACTCGGGCTCGCGACCGCGATCGTCCTGGGCTGGCTCGTCTACAAGCGGTCGGTGACCCTCAACCTCGGCACGTTCTTCACGGTCACCGGCGCCGCGCTGGTCGTCGTCGCCGCCGGTGTCCTCGGCTACGGCATCCACGACCTGCAGGAGGGCGGGGTGCTGCCCGGCCTCAACTCCCTCGCGTTCGACGTCTCCGACGCCGTGCCGCTGTCGTCGTGGTACGGCGCGCTCCTGCACGGGATCTTCGGCTTCACCCCCGACTCGACCTGGCTGCAGACCGTGGCCTACGGCTGCTACCTCGTACCGGTGATGGCGCTGTTCTTCCGCGGCGGCAAGGCTCCGGCCCCGTCGAGGCAGTCGCTACCGGTCGCCGCCCGCTGA
- a CDS encoding cupredoxin domain-containing protein has translation MRAVPVALLTVTLAGSLAACGGSPAKQTVAVTATDTACQVADTQLSGPGTYAFKVTNKGHQTTEVYVYTHDGKKVEEVEHIGPGTSRTLKAKLAAGDYQVACKPGEKGDGIRTDIHVR, from the coding sequence ATGCGCGCCGTTCCCGTTGCCCTGCTCACCGTCACCCTGGCCGGATCTCTCGCGGCCTGCGGCGGCTCACCCGCGAAGCAGACCGTCGCGGTGACCGCCACCGACACCGCCTGCCAGGTCGCCGACACCCAGCTCTCCGGCCCGGGCACCTACGCGTTCAAGGTCACGAACAAGGGTCACCAGACCACCGAGGTCTACGTCTACACGCACGACGGCAAGAAGGTCGAGGAGGTCGAGCACATCGGCCCCGGCACCTCCCGCACGCTGAAGGCGAAGCTCGCCGCGGGCGACTACCAGGTGGCCTGCAAACCGGGCGAGAAGGGCGACGGCATCCGCACCGACATCCACGTCAGATAG